A window of the Synechococcus sp. JA-3-3Ab genome harbors these coding sequences:
- the tsaE gene encoding tRNA (adenosine(37)-N6)-threonylcarbamoyltransferase complex ATPase subunit type 1 TsaE, with protein MASARDEELWQQASPLVLSSAAATQSLAALVAQAAVRLLRGPQHSPQRRSKTDSPPGLVILLEGNLGSGKTTFVQGLGQGLGIPEPIDSPTFVLVHEYHTGRIPLFHCDLYRLESASGGAESSALDDLGLEELWSQAGITAIEWPQYLPYWPATYLWLCLEAHPQAEGSRLLYAKGKGSQLAHLWQQVLSQFTQQDPQENGILFSS; from the coding sequence ATGGCGAGCGCACGAGATGAAGAGCTTTGGCAACAAGCTTCCCCTCTGGTGTTGTCCTCTGCCGCTGCCACCCAATCGCTGGCGGCCCTGGTGGCTCAGGCCGCCGTTCGCCTCCTCAGAGGCCCGCAACACAGCCCCCAGCGCAGGAGCAAGACAGACTCCCCTCCCGGCCTGGTGATCCTTCTAGAGGGCAATCTGGGCAGCGGCAAAACCACCTTTGTGCAGGGGCTGGGGCAAGGGCTGGGGATCCCGGAGCCCATCGACAGCCCCACCTTCGTGCTGGTGCACGAATACCACACGGGACGGATCCCTCTTTTTCATTGCGATCTCTACCGTCTAGAGTCCGCCTCTGGCGGAGCCGAGTCCTCAGCTCTGGACGATCTGGGGCTGGAAGAACTTTGGAGCCAAGCTGGGATCACCGCCATCGAGTGGCCTCAGTACCTGCCCTACTGGCCAGCAACCTACCTCTGGCTGTGCCTAGAAGCCCATCCCCAGGCAGAGGGATCCCGCCTGCTGTATGCCAAGGGCAAAGGATCCCAGCTCGCCCACCTTTGGCAACAAGTTCTCTCTCAATTCACCCAGCAAGACCCTCAAGAGAACGGGATTCTCTTCTCCTCCTGA
- the lgt gene encoding prolipoprotein diacylglyceryl transferase, translated as MFTTLVLRSPGPIVFSWGPFSLRWYGLLIGLATVLGLFLARHLAARRGLPPNSMSDLLPWLVVGSLPLARFYYVAFEWERYRDGPWWKVLALWQGGMAIHGALLGGTAALYLFAHRHRLNFWLLADCIVPSLSLGQSIGRWGNFFNNEAYGKALSPASSLWIQLQLPDGSRVHPTFLYESLWNLGLFGILLFLNYRRQPPPGSLLGLYLLGYSLGRFWIEGLRADSLMLGPLRVAQGVSLLLIGAGLALMLTAQRRASAHLSPVRPSPALSTGIPAPEHPPKEP; from the coding sequence GTGTTCACGACCCTGGTGTTGCGATCCCCCGGTCCAATTGTGTTTAGCTGGGGGCCATTCAGCCTACGCTGGTATGGCCTGCTGATCGGCTTAGCAACCGTTTTGGGCCTGTTTCTAGCTCGCCACCTGGCGGCACGGCGCGGTCTTCCCCCCAATTCCATGTCCGATCTGCTGCCGTGGCTGGTGGTGGGATCCCTGCCCCTTGCCCGTTTTTACTACGTGGCTTTTGAGTGGGAGCGATATCGAGATGGCCCTTGGTGGAAAGTCCTGGCCCTCTGGCAGGGGGGAATGGCCATCCATGGCGCTTTGCTCGGGGGCACTGCAGCGCTTTACCTGTTTGCCCACCGGCATCGGCTCAACTTCTGGCTGCTGGCCGATTGCATCGTTCCTTCCCTCAGCCTTGGCCAGAGCATCGGTCGCTGGGGCAACTTCTTCAACAACGAGGCCTATGGAAAGGCTTTGTCTCCGGCTAGTTCTCTGTGGATCCAACTGCAGCTCCCCGACGGATCCCGCGTGCATCCCACTTTTTTGTACGAATCCCTCTGGAACCTCGGCCTCTTCGGGATCCTGCTCTTTTTGAACTATCGGCGCCAGCCTCCGCCCGGTAGCCTCCTGGGCCTCTACCTGCTGGGGTATAGTCTTGGACGCTTCTGGATCGAGGGGCTGCGCGCCGACAGCCTCATGCTGGGGCCCCTGCGGGTGGCCCAGGGGGTGAGCCTACTGCTCATCGGAGCTGGCCTGGCCCTGATGCTGACCGCTCAAAGACGTGCTTCTGCTCACCTGAGCCCAGTGAGGCCCTCACCCGCTCTCTCGACAGGGATCCCTGCCCCTGAGCACCCCCCGAAGGAGCCGTAA
- the recA gene encoding recombinase RecA: MARKAADVNNGDDLDKLKSEKRKALDQVLGQIERNFGKGAIMRLGDAAQMRVETIPSGAITLDLAMGGGYPKGRIIEVFGPESSGKTSVALHAIAEVQKRGGTAAFVDAEHALDPAYAAALGVDIQNLLISQPDTGEAALEIVDQLVRSAAVDIVVVDSVAALVPRAEIEGDMGDAHVGLQARLMSQALRKIAGNVSKTGSIVLFLNQLRSKIGGIGYGLQETTTGGNALKFYASVRLDIRRVQTLKKGAEEYGIRARVKVVKNKVAPPFRRAEFDIIFGQGISNIGCIVDLAEEMGILKRRGSWYSYKEENVAQGRDNLVVYLKEKPEILAEVEAAVREKLSAGVTVSASRPGGIEEGEQEEVEAPIFADEEF, translated from the coding sequence ATGGCCCGCAAAGCTGCCGACGTGAACAACGGCGACGACTTGGACAAGTTGAAGTCGGAGAAACGCAAAGCTCTGGATCAGGTGTTGGGCCAGATCGAGCGCAATTTTGGCAAAGGGGCGATCATGCGCCTGGGAGATGCGGCCCAGATGCGGGTGGAGACCATACCCAGCGGCGCTATCACCCTCGACTTGGCCATGGGCGGTGGCTACCCCAAGGGGCGAATCATCGAAGTCTTCGGGCCGGAATCTTCTGGGAAAACCTCGGTTGCTCTGCACGCCATCGCTGAGGTGCAAAAACGAGGGGGAACGGCTGCTTTTGTGGATGCCGAGCACGCGCTGGATCCCGCCTACGCGGCGGCTTTGGGGGTAGATATCCAGAATCTGCTCATCTCCCAGCCGGACACGGGGGAGGCCGCCCTGGAGATTGTCGATCAACTGGTGCGCTCTGCTGCTGTGGACATTGTGGTGGTGGACTCGGTGGCAGCGTTGGTTCCCCGCGCCGAGATCGAGGGGGATATGGGAGACGCCCATGTGGGGTTACAGGCCCGCCTGATGAGCCAAGCGCTGCGCAAGATTGCCGGCAACGTCAGCAAAACCGGGTCAATTGTTCTGTTCCTCAACCAGTTGCGCTCCAAAATCGGCGGCATCGGCTACGGCCTCCAGGAAACCACCACTGGCGGCAATGCCCTCAAGTTCTATGCGTCGGTGCGGCTGGATATTCGCCGCGTGCAAACTCTGAAGAAAGGTGCTGAAGAATACGGGATCCGGGCGCGGGTCAAGGTGGTGAAAAACAAAGTTGCTCCCCCATTCCGGCGGGCAGAATTCGACATCATCTTCGGCCAGGGCATCTCCAACATCGGCTGCATTGTCGATCTGGCCGAGGAGATGGGCATTCTCAAACGACGCGGTTCCTGGTACAGCTACAAAGAGGAAAATGTGGCCCAAGGGAGAGACAATCTGGTCGTTTACCTGAAAGAAAAGCCGGAGATCCTGGCGGAGGTGGAAGCGGCTGTGCGGGAAAAACTTTCTGCAGGGGTAACGGTTTCTGCCAGCCGACCGGGGGGGATAGAGGAGGGAGAGCAGGAAGAGGTTGAGGCCCCCATCTTTGCAGATGAGGAGTTTTGA
- a CDS encoding TrmH family RNA methyltransferase produces MASELLTSPKNPWIRQLRQLHRSKGRREQGAFLVEGSHLLEEALGVGWPLRAVCYTFDWAERHPRLLASLPKHLRRQAVSLEVMAALSTTESPEGVVAVAVSRQIASPPPEALRLGLVVETLQDPGNLGSLIRVVAATGADGLWLSADSVDPENPKVLRASAGQWFRRPPQVLSDLPAWIQSCRRQGIQVLAATLAPLATCYWDHDLTRPTLFLLGNEGAGLQESTIQLADAQVRIPMAAGVESLNVAMTGGLLLYEALRQQRAQLRGTA; encoded by the coding sequence ATGGCTTCTGAGCTGCTCACCAGCCCCAAAAACCCTTGGATCCGACAGTTGCGGCAGTTGCACCGCAGCAAAGGCCGGCGAGAACAGGGCGCCTTCCTGGTCGAGGGATCCCACCTCCTCGAAGAGGCGCTGGGGGTCGGCTGGCCTCTGCGAGCTGTCTGCTACACCTTCGACTGGGCTGAGCGTCACCCCCGCTTGTTGGCCAGCCTGCCCAAGCATCTGCGGCGGCAGGCCGTCAGCTTGGAAGTGATGGCGGCCCTCTCTACGACCGAGTCTCCGGAAGGGGTTGTAGCTGTGGCCGTTAGCCGGCAAATCGCCTCCCCTCCCCCAGAGGCGCTGCGCCTGGGCTTGGTGGTCGAAACGCTGCAAGATCCAGGTAATTTGGGATCCCTGATCCGCGTCGTGGCGGCCACCGGAGCCGATGGCCTCTGGCTAAGCGCAGACAGCGTCGATCCGGAAAACCCCAAAGTCCTGCGGGCCTCCGCCGGCCAGTGGTTTCGCCGCCCGCCTCAGGTTCTCTCTGACTTGCCCGCCTGGATCCAGTCCTGTCGTCGCCAAGGGATCCAAGTTTTGGCCGCCACCCTCGCCCCTCTGGCCACCTGTTACTGGGATCACGACCTCACTCGGCCAACCCTTTTTCTCTTGGGCAACGAAGGGGCTGGCCTGCAGGAATCGACGATCCAACTGGCCGATGCCCAGGTGCGGATCCCGATGGCTGCTGGCGTCGAGTCCCTCAACGTGGCCATGACCGGGGGATTGCTGCTCTACGAAGCTTTGCGCCAGCAGCGAGCCCAGTTGAGAGGCACAGCTTGA
- a CDS encoding 16S rRNA (cytosine(967)-C(5))-methyltransferase: protein MNARQLALLALQKIERHNAYADVVLEHLLAHSRLIPADCHLVSELVYGITRRRRTLDALIDCFARRPAHQQPLDLRLILYLGFYQLAFLDHIPPRAAIHTSVELARQVGLGSLTGVVNGILRAYQRQALDGAEKDPLKPLQDTLPTDPIQALGIRHSFPDWLVRLWWERLGPAETEQLCAWFNQPPHLDLRVNPLRADVDKVIQALAEAGIPASPIPEVPGALRLGQHAGDITALPGFAQGWWSVQDASAQQVVHYLDPQPGERVIDCCAAPGGKTTHMAEQMQDRGEIWALDRHPHRLRRLEENVQRLGLSSIRPLAIDLLSLDAAAEPPAPLPPWQSADRVLLDAPCSGLGTLHRHADARWRQTPAQIQELAHLQAQLLQVAARWLKPGGLLVYATCTLHPAENEAVIQSFLNRHPHWAAEGDPLLIWPHRQDRDGFFIQRLRRRD, encoded by the coding sequence ATGAACGCGCGTCAACTGGCCCTCTTGGCTCTGCAGAAGATCGAGCGGCACAACGCCTATGCCGACGTGGTGCTAGAACACTTGTTGGCCCATAGCCGCCTGATCCCTGCCGACTGCCACCTGGTCAGCGAGTTGGTGTATGGGATTACCCGCCGTCGCCGCACCCTTGATGCCCTGATCGACTGCTTTGCCCGGCGCCCCGCCCACCAGCAACCGCTCGATTTGCGGCTGATTCTCTACCTTGGCTTCTACCAACTGGCTTTTCTGGATCACATCCCGCCCAGGGCCGCCATTCACACCAGCGTGGAGCTGGCCCGCCAGGTGGGCCTGGGATCCCTGACGGGGGTAGTCAACGGCATCTTGCGCGCCTACCAGCGGCAAGCGTTGGATGGGGCGGAAAAGGATCCCCTCAAGCCCTTGCAGGACACTCTGCCCACTGACCCGATTCAGGCCTTGGGGATCCGGCATAGCTTTCCCGATTGGCTGGTGCGCCTCTGGTGGGAGCGCCTGGGACCAGCCGAGACCGAGCAGTTGTGCGCCTGGTTCAACCAGCCGCCCCACCTGGATCTGCGGGTCAACCCGCTGCGGGCGGATGTGGACAAAGTCATCCAAGCCTTGGCAGAAGCGGGGATCCCTGCCTCACCCATCCCTGAGGTGCCGGGCGCCCTGCGCCTGGGACAACATGCCGGCGACATCACGGCCCTGCCCGGCTTTGCCCAAGGCTGGTGGAGCGTTCAGGATGCCAGCGCCCAGCAGGTGGTGCACTATCTGGATCCCCAGCCGGGAGAGCGAGTCATCGACTGCTGCGCCGCTCCGGGCGGCAAGACCACGCATATGGCCGAGCAGATGCAGGATCGCGGCGAGATCTGGGCCCTGGACCGCCATCCCCACCGCCTGCGCCGCCTAGAGGAAAATGTGCAGCGCTTGGGCTTGAGCTCGATCCGTCCCCTGGCCATCGACCTGCTCTCCCTGGACGCCGCTGCCGAACCTCCTGCACCCCTGCCCCCGTGGCAGAGCGCCGACCGAGTGTTGTTGGATGCCCCCTGCTCCGGCTTGGGCACCCTGCACCGCCACGCCGACGCCCGCTGGCGGCAAACCCCCGCCCAGATTCAAGAGCTGGCCCATCTGCAAGCTCAGCTTCTGCAGGTGGCAGCCCGGTGGCTCAAGCCGGGCGGACTGTTGGTGTACGCCACCTGCACCCTGCATCCTGCCGAAAACGAGGCAGTCATCCAGTCTTTTCTGAACCGGCATCCCCACTGGGCTGCCGAAGGGGATCCCCTGCTCATCTGGCCTCATCGCCAGGATCGGGATGGATTTTTTATCCAACGGTTGCGTCGCCGCGATTAA
- a CDS encoding SOS response-associated peptidase: MPPNGCSSIFQSRGGQSLQPRDNIAPSQPVLAVVAGSLQRQAVHFRWGLIPRWSQAPQAGWINARAETVAEKPSFRQAFCRRRLLIPADGFYEWVGRGKQGRQPYWFYLVERLLTLPPRGFLRSPQKNP; this comes from the coding sequence TTGCCCCCGAACGGCTGCAGCAGCATTTTCCAATCGAGAGGGGGGCAGTCGCTCCAGCCCCGCGACAACATCGCCCCTTCTCAGCCGGTGCTGGCGGTGGTGGCGGGATCCCTGCAGCGTCAGGCAGTCCATTTCCGCTGGGGCTTGATCCCTAGGTGGAGCCAAGCTCCCCAGGCTGGGTGGATCAATGCCCGCGCCGAGACGGTGGCCGAAAAACCCTCTTTCCGCCAGGCCTTTTGCCGCCGCCGCCTCCTGATCCCGGCAGATGGCTTCTATGAGTGGGTCGGCCGGGGCAAGCAGGGGAGGCAACCCTACTGGTTTTACCTAGTGGAGCGACTGTTGACACTCCCACCCAGGGGATTCTTACGCAGCCCACAAAAGAACCCGTAA
- the treS gene encoding maltose alpha-D-glucosyltransferase, whose protein sequence is MMSQAPLRSLVSPLTYNPLWYKDAIIYELPVRAFFDSDGDGVGDFQGLTEKLDYLQDLGITAIWLLPFFPSPLRDDGYDVSDFTNVNPALGTLEDFKIFLDAAHQRGIRVIIELILNHTSDQHPWFQRARRAAPGTPERDFYVWSDTPEKYKEARIIFQDFETSNWAWDPVAKAYYWHRFYSHQPDLNYDNPAVQKAIFEVVDFWLSMGVDGLRLDAVPYLYEREGTNCENLPETHAFLKALRKYIDERYPNRMLLAEANQWPEDAVAYFGDGDECHMDFHFPLMPRLFMAIQMEDRFPIIDILQQTPPIPETCQWAIFLRNHDELTLEMVTDEERDYMYQVYAKDPNARVNLGIRRRLAPLLGNSRRRIELMNSLLFSLPGTPVIYYGDEIGMGDNIYLGDRNSVRTPMQWSADRNAGFSRANPQKLYLPIVIDAEYHYETVNVEAQRNNPYSLWWTMKRMIAVRKRFQAFGRGSFELLHPENRKVLAFMRAYGDERILVVANLSRYAQFVELDLAHWEGLIPVEIFGRTPFPPIGQLPYFLTLGPHSFYWFSLEPQRQTERIHPSHSKPEELDRLPTLLVQNGSWESLFQGESQKQVEAVLGDYLYRCRWFGSKARQIQSAQILDAIPCNREGDPPFRGQILLLQVEFTEGEAELYSLPVGYAIQEAAMHLRVEAPQAAIVPVQVAGEPPGVLFDALADKSFLSLPLQIIAQQGRLRHSSGELWATTFAPFEYHLGLEPRILKAEQSNTSVVYGSQYILKFYRKVAEGVNPELEIGRYLLEHHPQVRVPRLLGSLEYRRRRGARGFDPGDQPITLAILQEYIPNEGDAWHYTLDSLGQFFETVLVHHAEAEAVPVPRGSFLELSHLPLPELAYATIGSYLESVRILAKRTAELHFALAADTENKDFAPEPFSSLYQRSIYQSMRNLVGQVFPLLNKQIPKLPELEAKLARTVRDQEGGIMSRFRLILERKITALRTRCHGDYHLGQVLFTGKDFVIIDFEGEPARSLGERRLKRCPLRDVAGMLRSFHYAVHTGLRQQLESGLVCGDKCPDMMRWAQFWHRWVCAAFLAEYLQVASQGAFLPRSPQELEVLLEAYLLEKAIYELGYELNHRPEWVEIPLRGILQLLGISTKV, encoded by the coding sequence ATGATGAGCCAAGCCCCTCTGCGCAGCCTCGTCTCTCCCTTAACCTACAACCCCCTCTGGTACAAAGACGCGATCATCTACGAGCTACCGGTGCGCGCCTTTTTCGACAGTGATGGCGATGGCGTGGGCGACTTCCAGGGTTTGACCGAAAAGCTGGACTATTTGCAGGATCTGGGCATCACGGCCATCTGGCTGCTGCCCTTTTTCCCTTCCCCGCTGCGGGATGATGGCTATGATGTTTCTGATTTTACCAACGTTAACCCCGCGCTGGGCACCCTAGAGGACTTTAAAATCTTTCTAGATGCCGCCCACCAACGCGGGATCCGCGTCATCATCGAGCTGATCCTCAACCACACCTCCGATCAGCATCCCTGGTTTCAGCGGGCTCGGCGCGCCGCCCCCGGCACCCCTGAGCGGGACTTCTACGTCTGGAGCGACACCCCGGAAAAGTACAAAGAGGCCCGCATCATCTTTCAAGACTTTGAAACCTCCAACTGGGCCTGGGATCCGGTGGCCAAGGCCTACTACTGGCATCGCTTCTACTCCCACCAGCCGGATCTCAACTACGACAACCCCGCCGTGCAGAAGGCCATCTTCGAGGTGGTGGACTTTTGGTTGAGCATGGGGGTGGACGGCCTGCGGCTGGACGCCGTGCCCTACCTATACGAGCGGGAGGGAACCAACTGCGAGAACCTGCCGGAAACCCACGCCTTCCTTAAGGCCCTACGCAAATACATTGACGAAAGATATCCCAACCGCATGCTGCTGGCAGAAGCCAACCAGTGGCCGGAAGATGCTGTGGCCTACTTCGGCGACGGGGACGAGTGCCACATGGACTTTCACTTCCCCCTGATGCCGCGGCTGTTCATGGCCATCCAGATGGAGGATCGCTTCCCCATCATCGACATCCTGCAGCAGACTCCCCCCATTCCCGAAACCTGCCAGTGGGCCATCTTCCTGCGCAACCACGACGAGCTCACCCTGGAGATGGTCACTGACGAGGAGCGCGACTACATGTACCAGGTGTACGCCAAGGATCCCAACGCGCGGGTCAATCTGGGCATCCGCCGCCGCTTGGCGCCCCTGCTGGGCAACAGCCGCCGCCGCATCGAGCTGATGAACAGCCTGCTGTTTTCTCTGCCCGGCACGCCGGTCATCTACTACGGCGACGAGATCGGCATGGGGGACAACATCTACTTAGGGGATCGCAACAGCGTGCGCACGCCGATGCAGTGGAGCGCCGACCGCAACGCCGGCTTCTCTCGGGCTAACCCGCAGAAGCTCTACCTGCCCATCGTCATCGACGCCGAGTACCACTACGAAACCGTCAACGTGGAAGCGCAGCGGAACAACCCCTATTCCCTGTGGTGGACGATGAAACGGATGATCGCGGTGCGCAAGCGCTTCCAAGCCTTTGGCCGGGGCTCTTTTGAGCTGCTGCACCCGGAAAACCGCAAGGTGCTGGCCTTTATGCGGGCCTACGGCGACGAGCGCATCCTGGTGGTGGCCAACCTCTCCCGCTACGCGCAGTTTGTGGAGCTGGACTTGGCCCACTGGGAGGGGCTGATCCCGGTGGAGATCTTCGGGCGCACGCCGTTTCCTCCCATCGGCCAACTGCCCTATTTCCTGACCCTGGGCCCCCACTCCTTCTACTGGTTTTCCCTCGAGCCGCAGCGACAAACGGAGCGGATCCACCCCAGCCACAGCAAGCCAGAAGAGTTGGATCGCCTGCCCACCCTGCTGGTTCAAAACGGCAGTTGGGAAAGCCTCTTCCAGGGGGAAAGCCAAAAGCAGGTGGAGGCGGTGCTGGGCGACTACCTCTACCGCTGCCGTTGGTTCGGCTCCAAAGCCCGCCAGATCCAGTCGGCCCAGATCTTGGATGCCATTCCCTGTAACCGGGAAGGGGATCCCCCCTTTCGGGGCCAGATTTTGCTTTTGCAGGTCGAGTTTACCGAGGGGGAGGCAGAACTCTACTCTTTACCCGTGGGCTATGCCATCCAGGAGGCGGCCATGCACCTGCGCGTAGAGGCGCCCCAGGCGGCGATTGTCCCTGTGCAAGTGGCTGGGGAGCCGCCGGGCGTGCTGTTCGACGCCCTGGCCGATAAAAGCTTTTTGTCGTTGCCGCTGCAGATCATCGCCCAGCAGGGCCGTCTGCGCCACTCCTCAGGGGAGCTGTGGGCCACCACCTTTGCCCCTTTTGAGTACCACCTCGGCCTGGAACCCCGCATCCTCAAGGCGGAGCAGAGCAACACCTCGGTGGTCTACGGCAGCCAGTACATCCTCAAGTTCTACCGCAAGGTGGCCGAGGGGGTAAATCCAGAGCTGGAGATCGGCCGCTATCTGCTGGAGCACCATCCCCAGGTGCGGGTGCCGCGGCTGTTGGGATCCCTGGAGTATCGCCGCCGCCGTGGGGCGCGGGGCTTTGATCCCGGCGATCAGCCCATCACGTTGGCCATCTTGCAGGAGTACATCCCCAACGAGGGGGATGCCTGGCACTACACGCTGGACAGCCTGGGGCAGTTTTTCGAGACGGTGCTGGTTCATCACGCAGAGGCGGAAGCGGTGCCCGTGCCGCGGGGATCCTTTCTGGAACTCTCGCACCTTCCCTTGCCGGAGCTGGCCTACGCCACCATCGGCAGCTACCTGGAGTCGGTGCGGATCTTGGCCAAGCGCACCGCCGAGCTGCACTTTGCCTTGGCCGCCGACACCGAGAACAAGGACTTTGCCCCCGAGCCCTTCTCCAGTCTCTACCAGCGCTCCATCTATCAATCGATGCGCAATTTGGTGGGGCAGGTGTTTCCGCTGCTCAACAAGCAGATCCCCAAGCTGCCCGAACTGGAGGCTAAGTTGGCCCGCACCGTTCGCGACCAAGAAGGGGGGATCATGAGCCGCTTCCGCCTCATCCTGGAGCGGAAGATCACGGCTTTGCGCACCCGCTGCCATGGGGATTACCACCTGGGCCAGGTGCTGTTTACCGGCAAGGACTTTGTCATCATCGACTTTGAAGGGGAGCCGGCCCGGTCGCTAGGAGAGCGCCGCCTCAAACGCTGCCCCCTGCGGGATGTGGCGGGAATGCTGCGCTCTTTCCACTACGCCGTCCACACCGGCTTGCGCCAGCAATTGGAAAGCGGGCTGGTTTGCGGGGACAAGTGCCCTGACATGATGCGCTGGGCCCAGTTTTGGCACCGCTGGGTCTGCGCCGCCTTCTTGGCCGAATATCTGCAGGTGGCTTCTCAAGGGGCTTTTCTGCCCCGCAGCCCGCAGGAGCTGGAAGTGCTGCTCGAGGCCTACCTGCTGGAGAAGGCCATCTACGAGCTGGGCTACGAGCTCAACCACCGCCCCGAGTGGGTGGAGATCCCGCTGCGGGGGATCCTGCAGTTGCTGGGCATTTCCACCAAGGTCTGA